In Labilibaculum sp. DW002, one DNA window encodes the following:
- a CDS encoding glycoside hydrolase family 97 protein, with the protein MKFKSILCLVAGLAILLASCAKGEFVKNVNSPDGKISLQFYLEEGQSTYGVSFNGKPIIEPSKLGFDFQNMPSIDKGWKIASTQLLPGNSTWEMQWGEKRVVKDHFNQLIVKLEEENAPNRKMNLVFKAYNDGIGFRYEFPEQEAMKELLIAEENTEFNLTGDHKVWWIPGDWDIYEHLYHTTKFSEIDATKLRGHASLAQTSIPNNAVNTPVSMKTEEGIYLSFHEANLTDYSGMTLKVDTTNMKMVSTLVGSERTKYKVKRSLPFHTPWRTIQIAEKAGDLIQSDLIVNLNEPNKIGDVSYFKPMKYVGIWWDMHLGTKTWDKASGKHGATTEYAKELIDFASENNIGGILVEGWNTGWEHWIGFEDREGVFDFVTAYDDYNLPEVVRYGKEKGVELIMHHETSAAPRTYDQQLDTAYHLMNKLGIHSVKTGYVGKLIPKGEYHHGQWMVNHYRRALEMGAKYKVAINAHEPIKATGLRRTYPNAISREGLRGQEFNAWSSDGGNPAEHLPIVAFTRMLAGPIDYTPGVFNIKLKPHKANNQVNTTLAHQLALYVVLNSPIQMVPDLIENYKGHPAFQFIRDVVVNWEQTKVLNGEIGDFVTIARKDRNSENWFIGSITDENARDMNLSLDFLTKGKKYKATLYLDGKNAHWDKNPTAFQIIKKEVDSTSKLEFHLAEGGGAAISLIEL; encoded by the coding sequence ATGAAATTTAAATCAATTCTTTGCCTTGTTGCTGGTTTAGCAATCTTATTAGCATCGTGTGCTAAAGGCGAATTTGTGAAAAATGTTAATTCACCAGATGGAAAAATTAGTCTTCAATTTTATCTGGAAGAAGGACAATCTACCTACGGGGTTTCATTCAATGGAAAACCAATAATCGAACCTTCAAAATTAGGCTTCGATTTCCAGAATATGCCATCCATTGATAAAGGGTGGAAAATTGCAAGCACTCAGTTGCTGCCAGGTAATTCAACATGGGAGATGCAATGGGGAGAAAAAAGAGTAGTGAAGGATCATTTCAATCAATTGATTGTAAAATTAGAAGAGGAGAATGCACCCAATAGAAAAATGAATTTGGTGTTTAAAGCTTATAATGATGGAATAGGTTTTAGATATGAGTTCCCTGAGCAAGAAGCAATGAAAGAGCTTTTGATTGCTGAGGAAAACACCGAATTTAATTTAACCGGAGATCATAAGGTATGGTGGATTCCGGGAGATTGGGATATTTATGAGCATCTTTATCATACAACCAAGTTTTCTGAGATTGATGCGACGAAGTTGCGGGGACATGCTAGTCTGGCTCAAACTTCAATTCCTAATAATGCCGTAAATACACCGGTAAGTATGAAAACTGAAGAGGGGATTTACCTAAGTTTTCATGAGGCCAATCTGACGGATTATTCAGGTATGACACTTAAAGTGGATACAACGAATATGAAAATGGTTTCAACTTTGGTGGGATCTGAAAGGACAAAATATAAGGTGAAGCGTTCTTTGCCATTTCATACGCCTTGGAGAACAATCCAAATTGCTGAGAAAGCGGGTGATCTAATTCAATCAGATTTAATCGTAAATCTAAATGAACCCAATAAGATTGGTGATGTTTCGTATTTCAAACCAATGAAGTATGTAGGTATTTGGTGGGATATGCATTTGGGTACCAAGACATGGGATAAGGCAAGTGGTAAACATGGGGCAACCACAGAGTATGCTAAAGAGCTGATCGACTTTGCATCGGAAAATAATATTGGTGGAATATTGGTGGAAGGATGGAATACAGGTTGGGAACACTGGATTGGTTTTGAAGATCGTGAGGGCGTATTCGATTTTGTAACAGCTTACGATGATTATAATTTACCAGAAGTGGTTCGTTACGGAAAAGAAAAAGGTGTTGAGTTGATTATGCATCATGAAACTTCAGCAGCACCACGTACATACGACCAACAATTGGATACAGCTTACCATCTGATGAATAAGTTGGGGATTCATTCAGTGAAGACCGGCTATGTGGGGAAGTTAATTCCTAAAGGAGAATATCATCACGGACAATGGATGGTAAACCATTATCGCCGAGCTTTGGAAATGGGTGCAAAGTATAAAGTTGCAATAAATGCTCACGAACCGATAAAGGCAACAGGTTTGCGTCGTACTTACCCGAATGCAATTTCCCGTGAAGGCTTGCGCGGACAAGAATTTAATGCATGGTCGAGCGATGGAGGAAATCCAGCAGAACATCTGCCGATAGTAGCTTTCACTCGTATGTTAGCAGGACCTATTGATTATACGCCTGGTGTTTTCAATATTAAACTAAAGCCTCATAAAGCCAATAACCAAGTGAATACAACTTTGGCTCATCAACTGGCCTTATATGTGGTATTGAATTCTCCAATTCAAATGGTTCCCGATTTAATAGAGAATTATAAAGGACATCCTGCTTTTCAGTTTATCCGAGATGTTGTGGTTAATTGGGAACAAACAAAAGTTCTAAATGGTGAGATTGGTGACTTTGTGACTATCGCTCGAAAAGATCGTAACTCTGAAAATTGGTTTATTGGTTCAATTACCGATGAGAATGCACGTGATATGAATCTGAGTTTAGATTTTCTTACAAAAGGAAAGAAATACAAGGCAACTTTATATTTAGATGGCAAAAATGCGCATTGGGACAAAAATCCTACAGCCTTTCAGATTATAAAAAAAGAGGTTGACAGTACTTCAAAATTAGAATTTCATTTGGCTGAAGGTGGTGGAGCAGCCATTAGTTTGATTGAATTATAA
- a CDS encoding SusF/SusE family outer membrane protein has translation MNKLMILILVAFVSVLSYSCDDEVDAPQVLEIYNGYFVYGEATQFSGLENNAIMVNGSVVGQATKYMALGSGTLVVSHENNSTADLPNSTVFGLNSADEFVVGGDPIAFTDTPGNYFFRSDTIAKTVSFVAIDSWGIIGSGTPGGWDEDTNMALESSDNGEFVYTVTADLVGDEWLKFRANDQWAPQLGVTDGSLALRLFDSESDPSSIQVPESGNYTVKLILGAEFRYELNKN, from the coding sequence ATGAATAAATTAATGATATTGATATTAGTCGCATTTGTAAGTGTATTAAGTTACTCTTGCGACGATGAGGTAGATGCTCCTCAGGTTCTCGAGATTTACAACGGTTATTTCGTTTATGGCGAAGCAACACAATTTTCTGGTCTTGAGAATAATGCAATAATGGTAAATGGAAGTGTTGTAGGTCAGGCAACAAAGTATATGGCTTTGGGTAGTGGAACACTAGTTGTTAGTCATGAAAATAATTCAACTGCAGATTTACCCAATTCAACAGTCTTTGGATTGAATTCAGCAGATGAATTTGTTGTTGGTGGAGATCCGATTGCTTTTACCGATACGCCAGGGAATTATTTTTTCCGTTCCGATACAATTGCAAAAACAGTTTCTTTTGTGGCGATTGATAGCTGGGGAATTATTGGAAGTGGAACACCTGGCGGTTGGGATGAGGATACCAATATGGCACTAGAATCATCTGATAATGGAGAGTTTGTTTACACAGTTACAGCTGATTTAGTTGGTGATGAATGGTTGAAGTTTAGAGCAAATGACCAATGGGCACCGCAGCTTGGTGTTACTGATGGAAGCTTAGCCTTGCGATTATTTGACTCGGAATCCGATCCTAGCTCAATTCAGGTGCCTGAATCAGGTAACTATACCGTAAAATTAATCTTAGGTGCTGAGTTTAGATATGAATTAAACAAGAATTAA
- a CDS encoding RagB/SusD family nutrient uptake outer membrane protein: MNCKIFSLLAIIAFFASCTDLNDEVYSELLAEEYPENEIQAQLITNNAYAQLQSHIDGGWWFAQEITADLIVAPTRGNDWDDGGRWRTLHTHTWDNNHEFVNNMWRNFYSGVTECNKAIEFLGDAETSKNAVAQMKVLRAYYYYLLIDNYGDVPYVTEFANAPAMPEKETRATIFNNIIADIESVMGDLAGSSTSSVNLYTAYALLAKLYLNAEVFTGNVMWEKCEEYCDLIIAGPYSLEANRLAPFVTENQNSPENIFTVPYDEDNYQGFILHRRTLHYTNTATYNAQTTFWNGFCAQERLVDFFETSDQRLAGLLFGQQYSSTGEALVDVDAGNAPVFFTKEVPALRIDASYSATEVRLSGARMVKFEVKSGVKDNLSNDLPIFRLADFKLMKAECELQKSGGSIAIAKAEINDVRTIAGATAFEDADITLDNLLAERGREMWCEAHRRQDLIRFGTFKDSWWEKAPDTEANYMFPIPQWAIDSNPNLN; encoded by the coding sequence ATGAATTGTAAAATATTTAGTCTTCTTGCAATCATAGCTTTCTTTGCTTCTTGTACCGATTTAAATGATGAGGTATACAGCGAATTACTTGCAGAAGAATATCCTGAAAATGAAATTCAGGCTCAACTAATAACAAATAATGCATACGCGCAATTGCAATCTCACATTGATGGTGGTTGGTGGTTTGCACAAGAAATTACTGCAGATTTAATTGTTGCTCCAACTCGTGGTAACGACTGGGATGATGGTGGACGATGGAGAACTTTACATACACACACTTGGGATAATAACCACGAATTTGTGAATAACATGTGGCGCAATTTCTATAGTGGTGTTACTGAATGTAACAAAGCCATCGAATTTCTTGGAGATGCTGAAACTTCTAAAAATGCTGTGGCGCAAATGAAGGTATTGCGTGCCTATTATTACTATTTGTTAATCGATAACTATGGTGATGTGCCGTATGTAACAGAATTTGCAAATGCTCCTGCAATGCCTGAAAAAGAGACGAGAGCAACAATTTTTAATAATATCATTGCTGATATTGAAAGCGTAATGGGCGATTTAGCTGGTTCTTCAACAAGTTCTGTAAATCTTTATACTGCATATGCTTTGCTAGCTAAGTTGTATTTAAATGCAGAAGTTTTTACTGGAAATGTAATGTGGGAGAAATGTGAAGAGTATTGCGATTTGATTATTGCTGGTCCATATTCTTTAGAAGCTAATCGATTGGCTCCTTTTGTAACAGAAAATCAAAATTCACCTGAAAATATCTTCACAGTTCCTTACGATGAGGATAATTATCAAGGATTTATATTGCACAGAAGAACATTGCATTATACCAATACTGCGACTTACAATGCACAAACAACTTTTTGGAATGGGTTCTGCGCACAGGAACGTTTGGTCGATTTTTTCGAAACTAGTGATCAACGTTTAGCCGGATTGTTATTCGGTCAACAATATTCTTCAACAGGAGAAGCTCTGGTTGATGTAGATGCGGGAAACGCACCTGTATTTTTCACAAAAGAGGTTCCTGCTTTACGTATTGATGCATCTTATTCAGCTACTGAAGTTCGTCTTTCTGGAGCACGTATGGTAAAATTCGAAGTGAAGAGTGGAGTAAAAGACAATTTAAGCAACGACCTTCCTATTTTCCGTCTAGCTGATTTTAAATTGATGAAAGCGGAGTGTGAATTGCAAAAATCAGGAGGAAGTATTGCGATCGCTAAAGCTGAAATAAATGATGTGCGAACAATAGCTGGAGCTACCGCTTTTGAAGATGCAGATATTACATTGGATAATTTATTGGCAGAACGCGGTCGTGAAATGTGGTGTGAAGCACATCGTCGTCAGGATTTGATTCGTTTTGGAACCTTTAAAGATTCATGGTGGGAAAAAGCTCCTGATACCGAAGCAAATTATATGTTCCCAATTCCACAATGGGCTATTGATAGTAATCCAAATTTGAATTAA
- a CDS encoding SusC/RagA family TonB-linked outer membrane protein has protein sequence MKKLFLLFWAVFLSIGIFAQNQEIKGKVIDAANGEALPGVSIVVKGTTIGTTTNFDGDFNLSVEKGKTIVFSFVGYVNKEFQVSDSENVEVLLEPDVLNLEQVVVVGYGIQKKKDKTGAVMSVGAEDLQQGVLQDPIQGIMGKVAGVNITKRGGDPNAGFTVQIRGTAGFFSGTSPLYVVDGVPGVDPTTISAEDIESFNVLKDASSAAIYGSRGATGVIIITTKKGKFNQKGKISYSGYISTDKVANDLALLSANDIRKYASDNALSFDDRGANTDWQDETFRTGKTQSHNIAMSGGGNDHNYRASIGYDNFEGVLRGTSRERAIMRLNATQKGINDRLTLNLSLSGTFENNNYVQTNGNNGEAVLFQTFSRNPTYPVYNEDGSFFEVNDFENSNPRALIDQLTNERDAKRYLANAKADFEITDGLIAGVNVSYRKDDDETIFFRPSYQISSSDGGYGRRGYNNSETKMIETTIKYNKVFKEKHNVNLLGGYSWQEDKSTSLAAQGRDFLSDEVGANNLRFANDVLPQDIESWKERSRLISFIGRAVYNFDSKYYFTATIRRDGSSRFGDNNEWGWFPSFSSAWDVSSESFLDDADWLDQLKLRVGFGVTGNQEIGNYHDIARISTGGRTLDPTTGEETLVIQQSSNANPDLKWEENREWNFGLDFSIFNNKLTGSIDYYNKTTDDLLAQYAVPVPPNRFESIYANAGEISNKGLEINLTANPIRTDKFTWKSTYSFSVNKQEVVSLSDDNYSLDNMHASWISGRGMVGVWTQLIEPGRELGTFYGWKHAGIDQNGQWLFYDKDGNITKDQRDEDRQVIGQALPDFTMSWTNQFTYKNWDLGFSLRAIVGGDVLNVTRMILGNPSMLPNRNALKDALTLAPILSDAPKFSDYYIEDGSFLRLDNITLGYSLNVDKVSWLSKCRFYISSNNLFTLTNYSGIDPESSYGGYENLGLDMYDVYPKTKTLTFGMKVGF, from the coding sequence ATGAAGAAATTATTTTTGTTGTTTTGGGCAGTGTTCTTGTCAATAGGAATATTTGCACAAAATCAGGAAATTAAAGGAAAGGTTATAGATGCCGCTAATGGCGAAGCCTTACCTGGTGTTTCCATTGTTGTTAAAGGAACCACAATTGGTACTACAACCAATTTTGATGGAGATTTCAACCTCTCAGTGGAAAAAGGAAAAACCATTGTATTTTCATTTGTTGGCTATGTCAATAAAGAATTTCAAGTAAGCGATTCCGAAAACGTTGAAGTCTTATTGGAACCAGACGTTTTAAATTTAGAACAAGTTGTTGTTGTTGGTTATGGCATCCAAAAGAAAAAAGATAAGACTGGTGCTGTAATGAGCGTAGGAGCTGAAGATTTACAGCAAGGAGTTTTGCAGGATCCTATTCAGGGAATCATGGGGAAAGTTGCAGGTGTAAACATCACAAAACGAGGCGGTGATCCAAATGCAGGTTTTACAGTTCAAATTCGTGGAACTGCAGGTTTTTTCTCAGGAACATCTCCATTGTATGTTGTTGATGGAGTTCCAGGTGTTGATCCTACAACCATTTCCGCTGAAGATATTGAATCGTTTAATGTCTTGAAAGATGCATCTTCAGCGGCAATTTATGGTTCTCGAGGTGCTACAGGTGTAATTATTATTACTACCAAAAAAGGGAAATTTAATCAGAAAGGAAAAATCTCTTACAGTGGTTATATTTCTACCGATAAGGTGGCCAATGATCTAGCTTTGTTAAGCGCTAATGATATTCGAAAATATGCAAGCGATAATGCTTTATCTTTTGATGATCGAGGTGCTAATACTGATTGGCAGGACGAAACATTTAGAACAGGCAAAACACAATCTCACAATATTGCAATGAGTGGTGGTGGTAATGATCACAATTACAGAGCAAGTATTGGTTATGACAATTTTGAAGGTGTTTTAAGAGGAACGAGCAGAGAACGAGCAATTATGCGTTTAAATGCTACTCAGAAGGGTATTAATGATCGATTGACTTTGAATTTGAGTTTATCAGGAACTTTTGAGAATAACAATTATGTGCAAACCAATGGCAATAACGGGGAAGCTGTTTTATTTCAAACTTTTTCTCGAAATCCTACCTATCCAGTTTATAATGAAGACGGGTCATTTTTTGAAGTTAATGATTTCGAAAATTCAAATCCAAGAGCCTTAATTGATCAGCTTACAAACGAGCGAGATGCCAAAAGGTATTTGGCAAATGCAAAGGCCGATTTTGAGATTACTGATGGCTTGATTGCTGGTGTGAATGTAAGTTATCGAAAAGATGATGATGAAACGATTTTCTTTCGTCCATCTTATCAAATTTCATCTAGTGATGGAGGTTATGGCCGCAGAGGCTATAATAATTCTGAAACCAAGATGATTGAGACAACGATAAAATACAATAAAGTATTTAAAGAAAAGCACAATGTAAATCTTTTGGGTGGCTACTCTTGGCAAGAAGATAAATCTACCAGCTTAGCTGCACAAGGAAGAGATTTTCTTTCGGATGAGGTAGGAGCTAATAATTTACGATTTGCAAACGACGTACTTCCTCAGGATATTGAGTCATGGAAAGAAAGAAGTCGCCTAATTTCCTTTATCGGTAGAGCTGTTTACAATTTTGATTCAAAATATTATTTCACAGCTACAATTCGTCGTGATGGTTCTTCTCGATTTGGAGACAATAATGAATGGGGATGGTTTCCGTCTTTTTCTTCGGCTTGGGATGTTTCGAGCGAAAGTTTTTTGGATGATGCCGATTGGCTTGATCAATTGAAGCTTCGAGTTGGTTTTGGAGTTACCGGAAATCAAGAAATTGGAAATTACCATGATATTGCTAGAATTAGCACAGGTGGCAGAACATTAGATCCAACAACGGGAGAAGAAACTTTAGTGATTCAGCAATCTAGTAATGCAAATCCTGATTTAAAATGGGAAGAGAATCGCGAGTGGAATTTTGGTCTTGATTTCTCCATTTTTAATAACAAACTAACAGGATCGATCGATTACTATAATAAAACGACTGATGATTTGCTAGCGCAATATGCAGTACCAGTTCCTCCAAATCGTTTTGAAAGTATTTACGCAAATGCAGGAGAGATTTCCAATAAAGGTTTGGAGATTAACCTTACTGCAAATCCAATTCGAACAGATAAGTTCACTTGGAAATCGACCTATTCTTTTTCTGTGAACAAGCAGGAAGTAGTATCCTTATCCGACGATAACTATTCATTAGACAACATGCACGCATCGTGGATTAGTGGTAGAGGAATGGTTGGTGTATGGACTCAATTAATTGAGCCTGGTCGCGAATTAGGAACTTTCTATGGATGGAAACATGCTGGTATTGATCAGAATGGACAATGGTTGTTTTACGATAAGGATGGAAATATTACTAAAGATCAAAGAGACGAAGATCGACAAGTAATTGGACAAGCTCTTCCTGATTTTACAATGAGTTGGACAAATCAGTTTACCTATAAAAATTGGGATCTGGGATTTTCGCTTCGAGCTATTGTTGGAGGAGATGTATTGAATGTTACTAGAATGATTTTGGGTAATCCTAGTATGCTTCCAAATCGAAATGCTTTGAAGGATGCTTTAACTCTTGCTCCGATCTTGTCTGATGCACCAAAATTCTCTGATTATTATATTGAAGATGGTTCATTCCTTCGTCTTGACAACATCACTTTAGGATACAGTTTAAATGTTGATAAGGTTAGTTGGTTAAGCAAATGTCGTTTTTATATTAGTTCTAATAACCTGTTTACCCTTACAAACTATTCTGGTATCGATCCGGAATCAAGTTACGGAGGTTACGAAAACCTTGGTTTAGATATGTACGATGTTTATCCAAAAACCAAAACACTTACGTTCGGAATGAAGGTAGGATTCTAA
- a CDS encoding DUF6377 domain-containing protein encodes MGRFFVFTILLSLLTIQSSFCQTDSLEFQFAEANKYLGLRDSILQVKKDKLALLTDSLRDYKAQNKNHEEFRLLTNLTKQYESFVYDSAFNYASKSIQVAYRLKDQAKIAESKTNIALILLQKGLFKETIDTLTTINESVLDLDKRIHYYYVAARAYYDLGNSRWGHYQPEYHKKGYTYCQKIFREAAPNSFEYVFAKANSALVFGKNKEAIKQYQKLIDEYSNTHHETAISNCGLGIAYTRFFENEKAEYYLLKAVVADIKSATTETVASKILAEILFYYGNLEEANKFIELAQNDATFYGSHARRLEISYIKPQIEAAVLNKVEGEKNFAIYISIIGIIVTLLIVIFLIIIYRQLRALRKARKVILDSNEDLLKVNEMLREVSKIKEEYVGYYFNFSSQFIEKMEGMKKAISRQLMTKQYDSIESELKRYNSKRERQNLFEDFDRIFLKLFPDFVNCFNQMFDEKDRIVLKDSQILNTDLRIFALIRLGVNDNEKIASILNFSVNTIYTYKTKIKNRSLIQNEDFDSKIMDIKSV; translated from the coding sequence ATGGGAAGATTTTTTGTTTTTACGATTCTACTTTCATTACTGACTATTCAGTCTTCTTTTTGCCAAACAGATTCTCTTGAATTTCAATTTGCTGAGGCGAATAAATATCTTGGACTGAGAGATAGTATTCTTCAAGTAAAAAAAGACAAGTTGGCTTTGTTAACTGATTCATTAAGAGATTACAAAGCTCAGAATAAAAATCATGAAGAATTTAGATTGTTAACAAACTTAACGAAACAATACGAATCGTTTGTTTATGATTCCGCATTTAATTATGCTTCAAAATCAATACAAGTAGCTTACAGATTAAAAGACCAAGCTAAAATTGCAGAGTCGAAAACAAATATTGCTCTTATTTTATTGCAAAAAGGTCTATTTAAGGAAACCATAGATACGCTAACTACAATTAATGAATCAGTTTTAGATCTAGACAAAAGAATTCATTATTACTATGTTGCCGCCCGTGCTTACTATGATTTAGGCAATTCAAGATGGGGCCATTATCAGCCTGAATATCATAAAAAAGGATATACTTATTGTCAGAAAATTTTTAGGGAAGCAGCTCCAAATTCATTTGAATATGTTTTTGCAAAAGCGAATAGTGCTTTGGTTTTTGGCAAAAATAAAGAAGCCATAAAACAATATCAGAAATTGATTGATGAGTATAGCAATACGCATCATGAGACAGCAATTAGCAATTGTGGGTTAGGTATTGCTTATACACGATTCTTCGAAAATGAGAAAGCCGAATATTATTTACTGAAGGCGGTTGTGGCAGATATAAAATCAGCAACTACTGAAACTGTTGCATCAAAGATTTTGGCAGAGATCCTGTTTTATTATGGAAATTTGGAAGAGGCCAATAAATTCATAGAACTAGCCCAGAATGACGCGACGTTTTATGGTAGTCATGCTCGAAGACTTGAAATTTCATACATCAAACCTCAGATTGAAGCAGCTGTTTTGAATAAAGTTGAGGGCGAAAAAAACTTCGCGATCTACATTTCTATTATTGGAATTATCGTCACTTTACTAATTGTTATTTTTTTAATTATCATTTATCGACAATTACGAGCTTTGCGAAAGGCAAGAAAAGTAATATTGGATAGTAATGAAGATCTTCTTAAGGTAAATGAAATGCTTCGTGAGGTGAGCAAAATTAAGGAAGAGTATGTTGGTTATTATTTCAATTTTAGTTCTCAGTTTATTGAGAAAATGGAAGGAATGAAAAAGGCCATATCTCGACAGTTAATGACCAAGCAATACGATTCGATTGAGTCCGAGTTAAAAAGATACAATTCGAAACGTGAGAGACAGAATCTGTTTGAAGATTTTGATAGAATATTTCTTAAACTATTTCCTGATTTTGTTAATTGCTTTAACCAAATGTTCGATGAAAAAGATCGAATTGTACTTAAAGATTCCCAAATTTTAAACACTGATTTACGGATTTTTGCTTTAATCAGATTAGGAGTTAACGACAATGAAAAGATAGCCAGTATTCTTAATTTTTCGGTTAACACGATTTATACTTACAAAACAAAAATTAAAAATCGCTCATTGATTCAAAATGAGGATTTCGATAGTAAAATAATGGATATTAAATCAGTTTAA
- a CDS encoding polysaccharide deacetylase family protein: MKIKIDKPKKATFLIWKLDNMKRVVKVFILMVVCLNANLLIAQSIGDKIYKDRLFTFPDGKTKAIIISYDDGLLQDTLLVSIMNKYRLKGTFNLNSGQLGTEASWLQGLVGKPGLYLDKNQIKTTYRNHEIAAHSLFHPHLTELKRNEIILEINNDIENLEKISDTIIKSFAYPFGEYNEKLISVLKKSGLTNARTVNDSKSFELPEDFYRWHPTCHHSRAKESLEKFVSIKSEKPLLFFMWGHSWEFDKNIQNNNWPYFENLCNNVSAKQDIWYVGAGEFYEYINAIKSIMGKGKLINNSRRTVWIKENGKLSSIPPRNK; encoded by the coding sequence ATGAAGATTAAAATTGATAAGCCTAAAAAGGCGACATTTTTGATCTGGAAATTAGATAATATGAAGAGAGTTGTAAAGGTTTTTATTTTAATGGTAGTGTGCTTAAACGCCAATTTGCTAATTGCACAATCCATAGGGGATAAAATTTATAAGGATAGGCTTTTTACTTTCCCAGATGGAAAAACAAAGGCAATAATTATAAGTTATGATGATGGCTTGTTACAGGATACTTTATTGGTCTCCATAATGAATAAGTACAGACTTAAAGGAACTTTTAATTTGAATTCGGGGCAGCTTGGGACTGAAGCTTCGTGGCTGCAAGGACTTGTTGGTAAACCTGGCTTGTATTTGGATAAAAATCAGATTAAAACTACCTATCGGAATCATGAAATTGCGGCTCATTCTTTATTTCATCCTCACTTGACCGAATTGAAAAGGAATGAAATAATACTTGAGATAAATAATGATATAGAAAATCTAGAGAAGATTTCAGATACAATCATCAAGAGTTTTGCTTATCCATTTGGAGAGTATAATGAGAAGCTTATTTCGGTTCTGAAAAAATCTGGACTGACAAATGCACGTACGGTAAATGACTCAAAGTCTTTCGAGTTGCCAGAAGATTTCTATAGGTGGCATCCAACCTGTCATCATTCCAGAGCAAAGGAATCATTGGAGAAATTTGTGTCGATAAAATCAGAAAAACCCTTATTGTTTTTTATGTGGGGACACAGTTGGGAATTTGATAAAAATATTCAGAATAATAATTGGCCGTATTTCGAAAATCTATGCAATAATGTTTCTGCAAAGCAAGATATTTGGTATGTTGGAGCAGGAGAATTTTATGAGTATATAAATGCTATTAAAAGTATTATGGGTAAGGGCAAATTAATTAACAATTCGAGACGAACTGTTTGGATAAAAGAAAACGGTAAACTAAGTTCGATTCCTCCGCGGAATAAATAA
- a CDS encoding alpha/beta hydrolase — translation MKIVLLFLSLISFIGNAQESKNGTWNTHSIPTPSLANNCIDYQPNKQIGIYLPPSYQKSKKRYPVIYFLEGYGGRIDANGYVGGILDSLIIEKQVSEVILVQISGDYNFRGSFYANSPVTGNWEDFVVKDVVNYIDENYRTLAKRESRGLAGMSMGGFGVINLSMLHPEVFASAYAMSPGVFDEKGLSNCQVFREGGTVEPVLALLNKLESLSVEDAHKEYLEYVKGIEDWNIEFTLAYGMCFAPNTKKAPYFDYPISIVGNDTIVNNEVWKKWESGFGGISDELNKYESNLRELKLLTIDCGYNDGFKWIVDGSLYYSNLLQNRRISHNLVLHQGDHGSRFTHQMRHKVFPDIIGTLIYED, via the coding sequence ATGAAAATTGTATTGCTTTTTTTAAGCCTAATTTCTTTTATAGGTAATGCTCAGGAATCAAAAAATGGAACCTGGAATACGCATAGCATTCCGACACCTTCATTAGCCAATAATTGCATAGACTACCAGCCTAATAAGCAAATTGGAATTTACTTGCCACCATCATACCAAAAATCAAAAAAGAGGTATCCTGTTATTTATTTCTTGGAAGGATATGGCGGCAGAATTGATGCCAATGGTTATGTGGGAGGAATTTTAGATTCTTTGATTATAGAAAAACAAGTTTCTGAAGTTATTTTGGTGCAAATAAGTGGAGATTATAATTTTAGAGGCAGTTTTTATGCAAATTCCCCAGTTACAGGGAATTGGGAAGATTTTGTTGTGAAAGATGTTGTCAATTATATAGATGAGAACTATCGAACGCTTGCCAAACGGGAATCAAGAGGTTTAGCCGGAATGTCAATGGGTGGTTTTGGGGTTATAAATTTGTCGATGCTACATCCAGAAGTTTTTGCTTCGGCCTATGCTATGAGTCCCGGTGTGTTCGATGAAAAGGGTTTATCTAACTGTCAAGTATTTCGTGAGGGAGGCACAGTAGAACCCGTTTTAGCTCTTTTGAATAAGCTCGAGTCTTTATCTGTTGAAGATGCACATAAGGAATATCTGGAATATGTAAAAGGTATTGAAGATTGGAATATTGAATTTACATTGGCTTACGGAATGTGTTTTGCGCCTAACACTAAAAAAGCTCCTTATTTTGACTATCCGATAAGCATTGTTGGAAATGACACAATTGTTAATAACGAGGTTTGGAAGAAGTGGGAAAGTGGATTTGGTGGAATTTCTGACGAGCTGAATAAATATGAATCTAATTTACGAGAACTAAAACTTTTAACGATTGATTGTGGTTACAATGATGGTTTTAAATGGATTGTTGATGGCTCATTATATTATTCGAATTTATTGCAAAACAGAAGAATTTCTCACAACTTAGTCTTGCATCAGGGAGATCATGGAAGTCGCTTTACGCATCAAATGCGACACAAAGTTTTTCCAGATATTATAGGAACTTTAATTTATGAAGATTAA